In Aulosira sp. FACHB-615, one DNA window encodes the following:
- the tnpA gene encoding IS200/IS605 family transposase has protein sequence MKNDFVSKGRSVSDLKAHLVLTTKYRRRAFNSAMLERLHTIFEELLVKWDCKLVEFNGEDNHIHLLFQYHPDLELSKLVNNLKSISSRKLRQEFSEHLKTFYSKDVFWNGSYFIASCGGVTVSTLKKYIENQQQPED, from the coding sequence ATGAAAAATGACTTTGTTTCCAAGGGGAGGTCTGTTAGTGACCTGAAAGCTCACCTAGTTTTAACAACAAAATACAGGCGCAGAGCATTTAACTCAGCAATGCTAGAACGCCTGCATACTATCTTTGAGGAGTTATTAGTAAAGTGGGATTGCAAGCTTGTTGAGTTCAACGGTGAAGACAATCACATACATCTTCTATTCCAATATCATCCTGACTTAGAACTCAGCAAGTTAGTCAATAATTTAAAATCTATTTCGTCTAGAAAATTGAGACAAGAATTTTCTGAACATTTAAAAACTTTTTATAGCAAAGATGTTTTTTGGAATGGGTCTTATTTTATCGCTAGTTGTGGTGGAGTTACCGTTTCAACTTTGAAAAAATACATTGAAAATCAGCAACAACCAGAAGATTAA